A DNA window from Leopardus geoffroyi isolate Oge1 chromosome A1, O.geoffroyi_Oge1_pat1.0, whole genome shotgun sequence contains the following coding sequences:
- the LOC123577404 gene encoding LOW QUALITY PROTEIN: elongation factor 1-alpha 1-like (The sequence of the model RefSeq protein was modified relative to this genomic sequence to represent the inferred CDS: inserted 2 bases in 2 codons) → MGKEDFHMIIIVIGNVDSGMSTITGHLIYKCGGIDXRTIEKFEKEAAEMGKGSCKYAWXLDKLKAECECGITIDISLSKFKTSKYYVTIVDAPRHGDFIKNVITGTSQADCAVLIVDAGVGEFEAGLSKNGQPPTCSPTCPSDKSLPVYDVSKSGGISTVPVALMETGIPKPGVVVTFAPVNVTTEVKSVEMHHEALSEAFPGDNVGFNIKNVSVKDVHCGNVAGDSKNGPPMKAVGFTARVIILNHPGQISAGYAPVLNGHTAHIACRFAEQKEKIVILEKKLEDGPKLLKSGDVAIVDMVPMCVESYSDYPPLGHFALCNMRQTVAMGIIKAVGKKATGSGKVTKSAQKLRRLNEYITNTCHPSLNQ, encoded by the exons atgggaaaggaagactTTCATATGATCATCATTGTCATTGGAAATGTAGATTCAGGCATGTCTACCATTACTGGTCATCTGATCTACAAATGTGGTGGGATTG AAAGAACTATTGAAAAATTTGAGAAGGAGGCTGCTGAGATGGGAAAAGGCTCTTGCAAGTATGCCT GTCTGGACAAACTGAAAGCTGAATGTGAATGTGGTATCACCATTGATATCTCCCTGTCGAAATTCAAGACCAGCAAGTATTATGTGACCATCGTTGATGCCCCAAGACACGGAGACTTTATAAAAAATGTGATTACAGGCACATCTCAGGCTGACTGTGCTGTCCTGATTGTTGATGCTGGTGTTGGTGAATTTGAAGCAGGTCTCTCCAAGAATGGACAGCCACCAACTTGTTCACCAACTTGTCCAAGTGACAAGTCCTTGCCCGTCTATGATGTCTCCAAAAGTGGTGGTATTAGTACTGTCCCTGTGGCCCTAATGGAGACTGGTATTCCTAAACCTGGTGTGGTGGTCACCTTTGCTCCAGTCAATGTTACAACTGAAGTAAAGTCTGTTGAAATGCACCATGAAGCTTTGAGTGAGGCTTTTCCTGGGGACAACGTGGGCTTCAACATCAAGAACGTGTCTGTCAAAGATGTTCATTGTGGCAATGTGGCTGGTGACAGCAAAAATGGCCCACCAATGAAAGCAGTTGGCTTCACAGCTCGGGTAATTATCTTGAACCATCCAGGCCAAATCAGTGCCGGATATGCACCTGTGCTGAATGGTCACACAGCTCACATTGCCTGCAGGTTCGCTGAGCAGAAGGAGAAGATtgtcattctggaaaaaaagCTGGAAGATGGTCCCAAGCTCTTGAAATCTGGTGATGTTGCCATCGTTGATATGGTTCCTATGTGTGTTGAGAGCTATTCTGACTATCCTCCTCTGGGCCATTTTGCTCTTTGTAACATGAGACAGACAGTTGCTATGGGTATCATCAAAGCAGTGGGCAAGAAGGCAACTGGAAGTGGCAAGGTCACCAAGTCTGCCCAGAAGCTCAGAAGGCTAAATGAATATATCACCAATACCTGCCACCCCAGTCTTAATCAGTGA